Proteins encoded by one window of Kribbella italica:
- a CDS encoding amidohydrolase family protein, protein MNVLSGAQLADGNVVDVLVDGEYVRGVGPAGSLRDHPGEHTDLRGFLLVEATVEPHAHLDKTRTWDDVGCTSGELTDAVAAWHHWSANRHQEDVRRRADLTLTEMLANGTTVVRTHVDVLPGPDPLVAVRALLALRDDWRDRLDLQIVPLLFDWTPDEIALEAVSAGVDLIGGCPHLAADPAQETHRLVMLAERCELGLDLHVDESLDPTVRTLAVLANLVTERGFPHPVTAGHCVSLGQLPPEDLRATIEVVADAGIQVVALPQTNLYLQGRGLPNPQPRGLTAVSALAAAGVTVAGGGDNIADPFNPMGRADALETASLLVTAAHLPVPMAFEAVSRSARRVVDDGPAGPEAGRRADLLAIRAATLADAVGRAPVERIVWRAGREVARTTVLRQVAEQ, encoded by the coding sequence GTGAACGTACTGTCGGGAGCACAACTTGCCGACGGCAACGTCGTCGATGTGCTGGTGGACGGCGAATATGTACGCGGGGTCGGCCCGGCGGGCTCGCTGCGTGACCACCCTGGCGAGCACACTGACCTGCGGGGTTTCCTCCTGGTCGAAGCTACCGTTGAACCCCACGCTCACCTCGACAAGACCAGGACCTGGGACGACGTCGGCTGTACCAGTGGCGAACTGACCGACGCGGTGGCGGCTTGGCACCACTGGTCGGCGAATCGTCATCAGGAAGATGTGAGGCGGCGAGCCGACCTGACGCTGACGGAGATGCTCGCCAATGGCACAACGGTGGTACGCACCCATGTGGACGTATTACCCGGCCCTGATCCACTGGTGGCGGTGCGGGCGCTGCTCGCGCTGCGCGATGACTGGCGAGATCGGCTCGATCTGCAGATCGTGCCGCTGCTGTTCGACTGGACACCGGATGAGATCGCGTTGGAGGCAGTTTCCGCGGGGGTCGATCTCATTGGCGGATGTCCCCATCTGGCCGCTGATCCCGCGCAGGAGACACACCGGTTGGTGATGCTGGCCGAACGGTGTGAGTTGGGGCTCGACCTTCATGTGGACGAGTCGCTGGATCCGACGGTAAGGACCCTCGCGGTGCTTGCCAACCTCGTCACCGAGCGGGGGTTCCCACATCCGGTCACGGCAGGTCACTGCGTCAGTCTGGGCCAGTTGCCGCCCGAGGATCTGCGGGCAACGATCGAGGTGGTAGCCGACGCAGGTATCCAGGTGGTCGCTTTGCCGCAGACGAACCTCTATCTGCAAGGCAGAGGACTGCCCAACCCGCAGCCGCGAGGACTCACTGCGGTTTCGGCTCTCGCGGCGGCCGGCGTCACCGTGGCGGGTGGTGGTGACAACATTGCCGATCCATTCAACCCGATGGGCCGCGCCGACGCGCTGGAAACCGCGTCGTTGCTCGTCACCGCGGCGCATCTGCCCGTGCCGATGGCGTTCGAGGCTGTCAGCCGCAGCGCGCGGCGCGTCGTCGATGATGGCCCGGCCGGCCCCGAAGCCGGCCGCCGCGCGGACCTGCTCGCGATTCGCGCGGCCACTCTCGCCGACGCGGTCGGCCGGGCACCGGTTGAACGCATCGTCTGGCGAGCAGGCCGGGAGGTGGCCAGAACGACTGTTCTGCGCCAGGTTGCCGAACAGTGA
- a CDS encoding proline dehydrogenase family protein, with protein sequence MKLPPALLTSDFLVAGLTALAGTIPPLERSLWQRARRQVGGRDLAEVLGTAEVLHKAGAHVSFDLFGTSARDEVEVRRTLDGYIALAKASTDISPDPWISVDLSHLGLRRSRHDSVRAAMRLADYVGAGGRIQVGAEEAPLAGEVLTAVRALASEGVPVMATVQANLRRSPGDIQDLIAAGIPIRLVKGAFPERENIALAPGPAVDRAFHRLACSIHDAGGVVALATHDGALREAVFAECGQLDCEVSFGVRGEDVAGLIADGVSTRVYLPFGPQWLRFYLRRLAEAP encoded by the coding sequence ATGAAGCTCCCGCCCGCCCTGCTCACCAGCGATTTCCTGGTCGCAGGCCTTACCGCTCTTGCGGGAACGATCCCACCGCTGGAACGGAGCCTGTGGCAACGCGCTCGGCGGCAGGTAGGTGGACGGGATCTCGCCGAGGTGCTGGGAACTGCGGAGGTGCTCCACAAGGCAGGTGCGCACGTGAGCTTCGACCTGTTCGGAACCTCGGCGCGTGATGAGGTCGAGGTACGCAGGACACTCGACGGCTACATTGCTCTTGCGAAAGCCTCTACCGATATCTCGCCAGACCCGTGGATATCTGTCGATCTGTCCCATCTCGGGTTGCGCCGGTCCCGCCACGACAGCGTACGGGCCGCCATGAGGCTGGCCGACTATGTCGGTGCCGGTGGGCGAATACAGGTCGGTGCCGAGGAGGCCCCGTTGGCCGGCGAGGTGCTGACGGCGGTACGTGCCCTCGCGTCGGAGGGCGTACCGGTGATGGCCACCGTGCAAGCCAACCTGCGACGCAGCCCCGGGGATATCCAGGACCTGATCGCCGCGGGTATCCCGATCAGGCTGGTCAAGGGAGCCTTTCCAGAGCGTGAGAACATCGCGCTCGCGCCCGGACCCGCGGTGGACCGCGCGTTCCACCGGCTCGCCTGCTCGATCCACGATGCAGGTGGCGTGGTGGCACTGGCCACCCATGACGGCGCATTGCGCGAGGCAGTGTTCGCAGAGTGCGGACAGTTGGACTGCGAAGTGTCCTTCGGCGTGCGTGGCGAGGACGTTGCGGGCCTTATCGCCGACGGTGTGTCCACTCGGGTCTATCTTCCGTTCGGACCGCAGTGGTTGCGCTTCTATCTGCGCAGGCTGGCCGAGGCGCCGTGA
- the folE gene encoding GTP cyclohydrolase I: protein MNTVDLTPLDVATQWNGDENRGLAAARVLLGELGMECTDESTKETPARFVQALRELTSGSTVDPRRHLQVTFPAVGRPTLITATSVPFTSVCEHHLLPFTGHATVAYLPTSGAPIVGISKLARVVQEYAARPQMQERIGEQVVDALTSSLDVQGAACLLKATHACMTLRGVGAAGASIATDHLRGALETDANLRDRLFAAANR from the coding sequence ATGAACACAGTAGATTTGACGCCGCTCGACGTGGCAACGCAGTGGAACGGCGATGAGAACCGGGGTCTGGCCGCAGCCAGGGTGCTGCTCGGCGAGCTCGGGATGGAATGCACGGACGAGTCCACCAAGGAGACGCCCGCCCGCTTCGTCCAGGCGCTGAGAGAGTTGACGTCAGGCAGCACTGTGGACCCCCGGCGACACCTGCAAGTCACCTTTCCTGCTGTCGGCCGACCGACGCTGATCACCGCGACGTCCGTGCCGTTCACCTCGGTGTGCGAGCACCACTTGTTGCCCTTCACAGGTCACGCAACAGTCGCCTACCTACCCACTTCGGGAGCGCCGATCGTTGGCATCTCGAAGCTGGCTCGTGTCGTACAGGAATACGCGGCCCGTCCTCAGATGCAGGAACGCATCGGCGAACAGGTCGTCGATGCGCTGACTTCGTCCCTGGACGTGCAGGGGGCGGCCTGCCTGCTCAAAGCCACGCACGCCTGCATGACCCTGCGCGGAGTAGGTGCGGCGGGAGCATCAATCGCGACAGACCACCTGCGTGGCGCGCTGGAGACCGACGCGAATCTGCGCGACCGGCTGTTCGCTGCGGCCAACCGATGA
- a CDS encoding glycosyl hydrolase family 18 protein: MATFRHRVQLLPRSLIAVLVLALLAVSGAVEVAPAAAAPTAAPSTSTERAELAQWWAPVHFQDVDTSGETSLDGKSDYLAAFDFDGDLNGRNNWENTSERPLAAHVYYSVVQTPSFSYLLYTYFHPRDWADGSLEDFQEDLSEHENDAEGALLVVANDGSEHGTLKAVITVSHKDFYSWLPDGSDFSSGDEDGDGRIAMKASPYGDGHERPWTGQQAGSHAAFAMGAIRQPSPDLGDQYDNGDGVLYNPGSTAEVPEGPNDRDVQYAPTDVFAPGGMWENRDLTTLFATPKNFAGDDGGNPNGAICGEGGVVGPADGECHTDAANPGWAWDDANDLPGQGYLATNPAELVHNYFNWPGKPTSADLDYTWNAYNGITPPDPPSAVNGGVGDPMEAHPGGDDGGTKPPTGIHHTCRPDGMPATGGVATPYCDVYDSEGREWLGAGRSRRVVGYFNGARTGADGTPYYLVKNIPWSKVTHINYAFAKVAANRISVGAPGPDNPAIGMTWPGNPGAEMDPRLPYQGHFNLLTKYKRQHPRVRTMISVGGWAESQGFYAMTTNADGTVNQGGINTFADSAVDFLRTYGFDGVDIDFEYPTMLDQTGNLNDWDAARSRRPGLPDSYAALMKTLREKLDRAAANDGSYYLLTSASSASGYLVRGMANQKALQYQDFTNLMAYDFHGSWNDVVGPNATLYDDGGDVELKDLYETPEYDGIGYFNTDWAFHYLRGAMQAGRINIGVPYYTRGWKDVTGGDHGLWGSAPGTDCQPGTGIVRPCGNGAVGIDNIWHDETGNGAEMSSGTNPMWHAKNLQFNLMPVYAKSVGLTPETDTSDRLTGQYARAWDAVTKTSWLWNDSKKVFLSTMDEQGLDAVTSYAIDQGAGGVMMWELGGDYQCPEAVTEEDHCGLGYTMTTKLHDQLAGAGAYGASRSSGSTVTVTSGAVDVTADLVDYGSKSTDLWPMQPKVRITNNTDVTIGGGKDVAFNFDLPTSTPPLIKDGEWKTSGQGGKWQVRPGHTGPNAGGGLSGDFHRVGVKLDYCQIIPRGKSLDIPIIYYLPATGPVNTTLSVGTSRFGLRTENNRGSTPASPPAGGCSAPTWVSSMTYDPAKQPVEDVTVKYNGNVWKAKWSTQGHIPGTGTDPDHEPWKLIGPAS, from the coding sequence ATGGCGACATTTCGCCATCGTGTGCAGCTACTTCCAAGATCTCTGATCGCCGTCCTCGTCCTCGCTCTGCTCGCCGTGTCAGGGGCCGTCGAGGTTGCCCCTGCCGCCGCGGCGCCTACAGCGGCTCCGTCCACCTCGACCGAGCGTGCCGAGCTCGCCCAGTGGTGGGCGCCGGTGCATTTCCAGGACGTCGATACCAGCGGCGAGACCTCACTGGACGGCAAGTCGGACTACCTGGCCGCGTTCGACTTCGACGGCGATCTCAATGGTCGCAACAACTGGGAGAACACGAGCGAACGACCGCTGGCCGCTCACGTGTACTACTCGGTGGTGCAGACGCCGAGCTTTTCGTACCTGCTGTACACGTACTTCCACCCACGCGATTGGGCGGACGGTTCGCTCGAGGACTTTCAGGAGGACCTGAGCGAGCACGAGAACGACGCCGAAGGAGCTCTGCTCGTCGTGGCCAACGACGGCTCCGAGCACGGCACGCTCAAGGCCGTGATCACGGTCTCTCACAAGGACTTCTACTCCTGGCTGCCCGACGGCAGCGACTTCTCCAGTGGCGACGAGGACGGCGACGGCAGAATCGCCATGAAGGCAAGTCCATACGGCGACGGGCATGAGCGCCCGTGGACAGGTCAGCAGGCAGGTTCCCACGCGGCGTTCGCCATGGGCGCGATCCGGCAGCCGTCCCCCGACCTCGGAGACCAGTACGACAACGGCGACGGTGTCCTCTACAACCCTGGCTCTACCGCCGAGGTGCCTGAGGGGCCTAATGATAGGGACGTGCAGTACGCCCCGACCGACGTCTTCGCCCCCGGTGGGATGTGGGAGAACCGCGATCTCACGACTCTTTTCGCCACGCCGAAAAACTTTGCCGGTGATGACGGCGGCAACCCCAACGGTGCCATCTGCGGCGAAGGCGGGGTGGTCGGGCCGGCCGATGGCGAGTGCCACACCGACGCAGCCAACCCGGGCTGGGCCTGGGACGACGCCAACGACCTCCCGGGGCAGGGCTACCTCGCGACCAACCCGGCTGAGTTGGTCCACAACTACTTCAACTGGCCGGGCAAGCCCACCTCCGCAGACCTCGACTACACCTGGAACGCCTACAACGGCATCACTCCGCCAGACCCGCCGAGCGCGGTCAACGGCGGGGTCGGCGACCCCATGGAGGCGCACCCAGGTGGCGACGACGGCGGTACCAAGCCGCCGACCGGTATCCACCACACCTGCCGCCCGGACGGGATGCCGGCGACCGGAGGAGTGGCCACCCCATACTGCGACGTCTACGATTCGGAAGGGCGCGAGTGGCTCGGCGCAGGCCGCTCCCGGCGCGTGGTCGGCTACTTCAACGGCGCCCGCACCGGCGCCGACGGGACGCCGTACTACCTGGTCAAGAACATCCCGTGGTCGAAGGTGACGCACATCAACTACGCGTTCGCCAAAGTCGCGGCCAACCGGATATCGGTGGGTGCTCCCGGACCTGACAACCCGGCGATCGGCATGACCTGGCCCGGCAACCCCGGCGCCGAAATGGACCCTCGCCTGCCGTACCAGGGACACTTCAATCTGCTGACCAAGTACAAGAGGCAGCATCCGAGGGTGCGGACGATGATCTCGGTCGGCGGCTGGGCCGAGTCCCAAGGCTTCTACGCCATGACCACCAACGCCGATGGCACCGTCAACCAGGGTGGGATCAACACCTTTGCCGACTCTGCGGTGGACTTCCTGCGCACGTACGGTTTCGACGGGGTTGATATCGACTTCGAGTATCCGACCATGCTGGACCAGACCGGCAACCTGAACGACTGGGACGCGGCGCGATCCCGGCGACCAGGGCTGCCGGACAGCTACGCGGCGCTGATGAAGACTCTGCGCGAGAAGCTGGACCGCGCCGCCGCCAACGACGGCAGCTACTACCTGCTGACGTCGGCGTCATCGGCGTCCGGGTACCTGGTCCGGGGCATGGCGAACCAGAAGGCGCTGCAGTATCAGGATTTCACCAACCTGATGGCGTACGACTTCCACGGCAGTTGGAACGACGTGGTCGGCCCCAACGCCACGCTGTACGACGACGGCGGCGATGTGGAACTGAAGGACCTCTACGAGACTCCCGAGTACGACGGCATCGGCTACTTCAACACCGACTGGGCGTTCCACTACCTCCGCGGCGCCATGCAGGCGGGGCGGATCAACATCGGTGTCCCCTACTACACGCGCGGCTGGAAGGATGTCACCGGTGGCGACCACGGCTTGTGGGGCAGCGCTCCGGGGACCGACTGCCAACCCGGTACCGGTATCGTCCGGCCGTGCGGGAACGGGGCCGTCGGCATCGACAACATCTGGCACGACGAGACGGGTAACGGCGCGGAGATGAGCTCCGGTACCAACCCGATGTGGCACGCGAAGAACCTGCAGTTCAACCTCATGCCCGTCTACGCGAAGAGCGTGGGACTGACTCCGGAAACCGACACGTCCGACCGCCTCACCGGACAGTACGCACGAGCCTGGGACGCCGTCACGAAGACATCCTGGTTGTGGAACGACAGCAAGAAGGTGTTCTTGTCAACGATGGACGAGCAGGGCCTGGACGCGGTCACGAGCTATGCGATCGATCAAGGCGCCGGTGGCGTGATGATGTGGGAGCTGGGTGGCGACTACCAATGTCCGGAGGCGGTGACCGAAGAGGATCACTGCGGCCTGGGCTACACGATGACCACCAAACTCCACGACCAGCTGGCCGGCGCGGGTGCGTACGGCGCGAGCCGCAGCTCCGGCAGTACGGTGACGGTAACGTCGGGCGCGGTCGACGTCACGGCTGACCTGGTGGACTACGGATCCAAGTCCACAGACCTCTGGCCGATGCAGCCCAAGGTGCGGATCACCAACAACACAGACGTCACAATCGGTGGTGGCAAGGACGTAGCCTTCAACTTCGACCTGCCCACCTCCACGCCGCCCTTGATCAAGGACGGCGAGTGGAAGACCAGCGGCCAGGGTGGCAAGTGGCAGGTGAGACCAGGCCACACCGGCCCGAACGCCGGGGGTGGGTTGAGTGGCGACTTCCATCGGGTCGGAGTCAAGCTCGACTACTGCCAGATCATTCCCCGCGGGAAAAGTCTGGACATCCCGATCATCTACTACCTCCCGGCCACCGGACCGGTGAACACCACGCTCTCAGTCGGCACCAGCCGGTTCGGGCTGCGGACAGAGAACAACCGCGGGTCCACGCCAGCGTCGCCACCAGCGGGCGGCTGCTCTGCGCCGACATGGGTCTCGAGCATGACCTACGACCCGGCAAAGCAACCGGTTGAGGACGTCACCGTGAAGTACAACGGCAATGTCTGGAAAGCCAAGTGGTCCACTCAGGGGCATATCCCGGGCACCGGAACGGACCCCGACCACGAGCCGTGGAAGCTGATCGGCCCGGCGAGCTGA
- a CDS encoding 6-pyruvoyl trahydropterin synthase family protein codes for MADAVTHAVTIRHNFETAHRLPQLGGKCQNLHGHSWWTEVTVSAPAMPEHIVIEFGAFKRGIRQWIDTYLDHGTMLGADDPLVPALQAQGSRLYRFGAANAVPAEKHAADLAWPTVESVAVLLGRVGAEVLAGMESAPGARITAVRVEETSVNAASWTR; via the coding sequence TTGGCCGATGCCGTGACCCACGCCGTGACCATTCGTCACAACTTCGAGACAGCCCACCGCCTGCCCCAATTGGGCGGTAAGTGCCAGAACTTGCATGGCCACTCGTGGTGGACCGAAGTCACCGTGTCCGCGCCCGCGATGCCCGAGCACATCGTGATCGAATTCGGTGCCTTCAAACGCGGAATCCGTCAGTGGATCGACACCTATCTCGACCACGGCACCATGCTCGGGGCCGACGATCCGCTGGTGCCGGCCCTGCAGGCACAAGGCTCCCGGCTCTACCGGTTCGGTGCGGCGAACGCTGTGCCGGCGGAGAAACATGCCGCCGATCTCGCCTGGCCGACCGTCGAGTCAGTGGCAGTCCTGCTCGGACGGGTAGGTGCCGAGGTGCTCGCCGGGATGGAGTCCGCGCCCGGCGCGCGGATCACCGCGGTACGCGTCGAGGAGACAAGTGTGAATGCCGCGTCCTGGACGCGCTGA